Proteins encoded within one genomic window of Priestia megaterium:
- a CDS encoding collagen-like protein, whose amino-acid sequence MDVSYIDSYFYPRLLGPQFPSPSLPGGFPGSPGGFPGSPGGFPGSPGGFPGSPGGFPGSPGGFPGSPGGQQAPTAPPPAFIPQQQTATPFAVDPGAISLCLFRNTYIWLRNGSSFWYFPIFVGPRSVAGFRWNGRFWTIFGIDTRRIVSFTCF is encoded by the coding sequence ATGGATGTAAGTTATATAGATTCTTATTTTTATCCAAGACTTTTGGGCCCACAGTTCCCATCCCCTAGTCTCCCTGGTGGTTTCCCTGGATCGCCTGGTGGTTTCCCCGGATCACCTGGTGGTTTCCCCGGATCACCTGGTGGTTTCCCTGGATCACCTGGTGGTTTCCCCGGATCACCTGGTGGTTTCCCCGGATCACCTGGTGGACAGCAAGCTCCAACTGCCCCACCACCAGCATTCATCCCACAACAGCAAACAGCAACACCATTTGCAGTCGATCCAGGCGCCATTTCGTTGTGTTTATTCCGTAACACATATATATGGCTTAGAAATGGGTCAAGTTTTTGGTATTTCCCTATTTTTGTGGGACCGAGATCAGTTGCTGGTTTCAGATGGAATGGACGATTCTGGACTATTTTTGGTATAGATACAAGACGAATTGTTTCATTTACATGTTTCTAA
- a CDS encoding cell wall hydrolase: MAVVKATTSDIALLARLLRAEGEGEGEKGMLLIGNVGVNRIRANCSDFKGLRTIPQMIYQPHAFEATQKGYFYQRARESEKRLARRTVRGERSWPAKFSLWYFRPPQQCPQTWYNQPLVARYKLHCFYQPKAETCENIYNTY, encoded by the coding sequence ATGGCGGTTGTTAAAGCTACCACTTCAGACATAGCTCTTTTAGCGAGACTCCTTAGAGCAGAAGGTGAAGGTGAAGGCGAAAAGGGGATGCTTCTTATAGGAAATGTGGGAGTTAATCGAATCAGGGCGAATTGCTCTGATTTTAAAGGACTGAGAACTATTCCACAAATGATTTATCAACCCCATGCATTTGAAGCTACTCAAAAAGGCTATTTCTATCAAAGAGCAAGAGAAAGTGAAAAACGTTTGGCACGTCGAACTGTCAGAGGAGAACGTAGTTGGCCTGCAAAATTTAGTTTATGGTATTTCAGACCTCCTCAACAGTGCCCTCAAACATGGTACAATCAACCCCTTGTTGCTCGATATAAGCTTCATTGCTTTTATCAACCAAAAGCTGAAACATGCGAAAATATTTATAATACTTATTAG